A region of Mycoplasmopsis bovirhinis DNA encodes the following proteins:
- the atpH gene encoding ATP synthase F1 subunit delta, whose protein sequence is MFRKTHTSAYAIAIFDLVLEEDKFKELEPSFEFLKEFINEHPEFIEYLKNDGIPESERLETIDLAFKDFDWIILNSLKVIVQRKAVRILKNIIIEYLKLSNHHLKIRYIDVISAFPLNQSQLNQIKEKLQKTTRRTIKINNHIDKSLISGFKIVSRTEVLELNYKKELQKLKNQIIWNREEV, encoded by the coding sequence ATGTTTCGTAAAACACATACATCAGCTTATGCTATAGCAATTTTTGATTTAGTTTTAGAAGAAGATAAGTTTAAAGAACTTGAACCTTCTTTTGAGTTTTTAAAAGAATTTATTAATGAGCATCCTGAATTTATTGAATATTTAAAAAATGATGGAATTCCTGAATCTGAGCGCTTAGAAACTATTGATTTAGCTTTTAAGGATTTTGATTGAATTATCTTAAACTCTTTAAAAGTTATTGTACAGCGAAAGGCTGTAAGAATTTTAAAAAATATTATTATTGAATATTTAAAACTTTCAAACCATCATTTAAAAATCAGGTATATTGATGTTATTTCGGCTTTTCCTTTAAATCAAAGCCAATTAAATCAAATTAAAGAAAAATTACAAAAGACAACTAGAAGAACAATTAAAATCAACAATCATATCGATAAAAGTTTAATTAGTGGGTTTAAAATTGTTTCGAGAACTGAAGTTCTAGAACTTAATTACAAAAAAGAATTACAAAAATTAAAAAACCAAATTATTTGAAATAGAGAGGAGGTATAA
- the grpE gene encoding nucleotide exchange factor GrpE, whose translation MINLKIKHNDTLKAKFKLLVDGQEITQFTKEQEIIIGNNEYLPNFDDYLKGRKVKDNLEIKLSFPKNYEIDTLAGKKAIVILEDISLSEAKLENIQELKKKLDELEKKLMFKEVELFNLNETYKTKAKEFSQKTQDKINEITLEYKNKFDFEKQEAKKYAIQSFAQDFAIPFSNFIAAIKAGENSQSSEVKNYIYGFNIISRQFEELLNNNGIELIIPNLNDDFDPNTQEAVDFKESNDPENKILRVVRYGLLLNGRVITPASVLLSKKFSN comes from the coding sequence ATGATTAATTTAAAAATAAAACATAATGACACTTTAAAAGCAAAATTTAAATTATTAGTTGATGGACAAGAAATTACTCAATTTACTAAAGAACAAGAAATCATTATTGGTAATAATGAATATTTACCAAATTTTGATGATTATTTAAAAGGAAGAAAAGTTAAGGATAATTTAGAAATTAAATTATCTTTCCCTAAAAATTATGAAATTGATACTTTAGCTGGTAAGAAAGCTATTGTTATTTTAGAAGATATTAGCTTAAGCGAAGCTAAACTTGAAAATATTCAAGAACTTAAAAAGAAACTTGATGAATTAGAAAAAAAGTTAATGTTTAAAGAAGTTGAATTATTTAACTTAAATGAAACATACAAAACAAAAGCTAAAGAATTTAGTCAAAAAACCCAAGATAAAATCAATGAAATCACTTTAGAATATAAAAATAAATTTGACTTTGAAAAGCAAGAAGCTAAAAAATATGCAATTCAAAGCTTTGCTCAAGATTTTGCAATTCCATTTAGTAATTTTATCGCAGCTATCAAAGCTGGTGAAAATTCACAATCTAGTGAAGTAAAAAATTATATTTATGGTTTTAATATTATTTCTAGGCAGTTTGAAGAACTTTTAAATAACAACGGTATTGAATTAATTATCCCAAATTTAAACGATGATTTTGATCCAAACACTCAAGAAGCAGTTGATTTTAAAGAGTCAAACGATCCAGAAAATAAAATTTTAAGAGTTGTTAGATATGGACTTTTACTAAATGGAAGAGTCATAACACCAGCCTCAGTATTACTTTCAAAAAAATTTAGCAATTAA
- the atpE gene encoding ATP synthase F0 subunit C has protein sequence MSEITSLLQQASTSATQVANSDAASSSVSAGLLGVGAGIAAIGCLGAGIGQGYAAGKACEAVGRNPEAEPKIRLMLIIGAGIAETTSIYALLIALIILFTK, from the coding sequence ATGTCTGAAATTACAAGTTTATTACAACAAGCAAGTACAAGTGCAACACAAGTTGCTAATAGTGATGCTGCTAGCTCAAGTGTTAGTGCCGGATTATTAGGTGTAGGTGCTGGAATTGCAGCAATTGGATGTTTAGGAGCTGGTATTGGTCAAGGATATGCAGCTGGAAAAGCATGTGAAGCCGTAGGGAGAAACCCAGAAGCTGAACCTAAAATTCGTTTAATGCTTATTATTGGTGCTGGTATTGCAGAAACCACTTCTATTTATGCTTTATTAATTGCACTAATTATTTTATTTACAAAATAG
- the atpF gene encoding F0F1 ATP synthase subunit B produces MTYYSTAQESSSVNQQFGDRFKNLFEGLFPSIPLMIATIIAFMIVCGLIFYLVYKPIKKLMKERAAFIQNNIDASIKQKEESILKLNDANQSLKNAHIQADEIITKAKIKAEKTVEVYLHNAKTESKRLLEETNIDIENQKKQFDFNSRRYVVEVATELAQKILKREISQNTQDQIIEQYLNSDKDVEEL; encoded by the coding sequence ATGACTTATTATAGTACTGCACAAGAATCATCAAGTGTCAACCAACAATTTGGAGATAGATTTAAAAATTTATTTGAAGGTTTATTTCCAAGTATTCCTTTGATGATTGCTACTATTATAGCTTTCATGATTGTTTGTGGTTTAATTTTTTATTTAGTTTATAAACCAATAAAAAAATTAATGAAAGAACGAGCAGCATTTATTCAAAACAATATTGATGCTTCAATCAAACAAAAAGAAGAAAGCATTTTAAAACTAAATGATGCAAACCAAAGTTTAAAAAATGCACATATTCAAGCTGATGAAATCATTACTAAAGCAAAAATTAAAGCCGAAAAAACAGTAGAAGTTTATTTACATAATGCTAAAACAGAGTCAAAACGTCTTTTAGAAGAAACAAATATTGATATTGAAAATCAAAAGAAACAATTTGATTTTAATTCACGTAGATATGTTGTTGAAGTAGCTACAGAATTAGCTCAAAAGATCTTAAAGCGAGAAATTTCACAAAACACACAAGATCAAATTATTGAGCAATATTTAAATTCAGATAAAGATGTTGAGGAACTATAA
- the dnaK gene encoding molecular chaperone DnaK, whose protein sequence is MAKEIVLGIDLGTTNSVVSITEGKNPVVLENPNGKRTTPSVVSFKNSEVIVGDVAKRQVETNPNTITSIKRLMGTDKTVRANNKDYKPEEISAMILSYMKEYAESKLGQKVTKAVITVPAYFDNAEREATKIAGKIAGLDVLRIINEPTAAALAFGLEKNDKSMKVLVYDLGGGTFDVSVLELEDGTFEVLSTSGDNHLGGDDWDNEIVKWLVAKIKSQYSFDASNDKMAKARLKEAAEKAKIDLSSQAVATVNLPFLAVTENGPVNVELELKRSEFETMTAHLLDRTRKPIEDALKEAGITARDLHEVLLVGGSTRMPAVQDMVKRTLGKEPNRSINPDEVVSIGAAIQGAVLAGDIDDILLLDVTPLTLGIETMGGVSTPLIARNTTIPATKSQVFSTAADNQSEVTIRVVQGERPMASDNKLLGQFNLGGIEPAPRGVPQIEVSFSIDVNGITTVTAKDLKTNKDATITISNSSKLSEEEIQRMIKEAEANKEADEKRKEEAETIVRAESLIAQIKKANEEQGDKLDAKSKEESEKLLKELQDLLDKKDIAALKTKLDEVENMMRNFANYAAQQNATNQSENEANEEDTATVVEE, encoded by the coding sequence ATGGCAAAAGAAATCGTATTAGGAATAGATTTAGGTACAACAAACTCAGTTGTATCAATTACAGAAGGAAAAAACCCAGTTGTATTGGAAAACCCAAATGGTAAAAGAACAACTCCTTCTGTAGTAAGTTTTAAAAACTCAGAAGTAATTGTTGGAGATGTAGCAAAGCGTCAAGTTGAAACAAACCCAAACACCATTACTTCAATTAAAAGATTAATGGGTACTGACAAAACAGTACGTGCAAATAACAAAGATTATAAACCAGAAGAAATTTCAGCAATGATTCTTTCATATATGAAAGAATATGCTGAATCAAAATTAGGACAAAAAGTAACTAAAGCAGTTATTACTGTCCCAGCATACTTTGACAATGCAGAACGTGAAGCAACTAAAATTGCAGGTAAAATTGCAGGTTTAGATGTTTTAAGAATTATTAATGAACCAACAGCAGCAGCTTTAGCTTTTGGTTTGGAAAAAAATGATAAATCAATGAAGGTTTTAGTTTATGACCTTGGAGGGGGAACTTTCGATGTTTCAGTTTTAGAACTTGAAGATGGAACTTTTGAAGTTCTTTCAACTAGTGGTGATAACCACCTTGGTGGAGATGATTGAGATAATGAAATTGTTAAATGATTAGTAGCAAAAATTAAATCTCAATATAGTTTTGATGCTTCTAATGATAAAATGGCAAAAGCAAGATTAAAAGAAGCTGCTGAAAAAGCTAAAATTGATCTTTCAAGCCAAGCTGTTGCAACAGTTAACTTACCATTTTTAGCTGTAACTGAAAATGGACCAGTTAATGTTGAATTAGAATTAAAACGTAGCGAATTTGAAACAATGACAGCTCATTTATTAGACCGTACCCGTAAACCAATTGAAGATGCTTTAAAAGAAGCTGGAATTACAGCAAGAGACTTACATGAAGTTTTATTAGTTGGTGGATCAACTAGAATGCCAGCAGTACAAGACATGGTAAAAAGAACTTTAGGAAAAGAACCTAACCGTTCAATTAATCCTGATGAAGTTGTTTCAATTGGAGCTGCAATTCAAGGAGCTGTTTTAGCCGGAGATATTGATGATATCTTATTGTTAGATGTTACACCTTTAACATTAGGGATTGAAACAATGGGAGGAGTTTCAACACCTTTAATTGCAAGAAATACAACAATACCTGCAACTAAATCACAAGTTTTCTCAACAGCAGCAGATAACCAATCAGAAGTTACTATTAGAGTTGTCCAAGGTGAACGTCCAATGGCTTCAGATAATAAGTTATTAGGACAATTTAATCTTGGAGGAATTGAACCTGCTCCCAGAGGAGTGCCTCAAATTGAAGTTAGCTTTTCAATTGATGTAAATGGTATTACCACTGTAACAGCTAAAGATTTAAAAACTAACAAGGATGCCACAATAACTATTTCAAATTCATCTAAATTATCAGAAGAAGAAATTCAAAGAATGATTAAAGAAGCAGAAGCTAACAAAGAAGCTGATGAAAAACGTAAAGAAGAAGCGGAAACAATCGTAAGAGCTGAATCATTAATTGCTCAAATTAAAAAAGCAAATGAAGAACAAGGAGATAAACTTGATGCTAAATCTAAAGAAGAATCAGAAAAACTTCTTAAAGAACTTCAAGATTTATTAGATAAAAAAGATATTGCAGCTCTTAAAACTAAACTTGATGAAGTAGAGAATATGATGCGTAATTTTGCAAACTACGCAGCGCAACAAAATGCTACAAATCAAAGTGAAAATGAAGCAAATGAAGAAGATACTGCAACAGTTGTTGAAGAATAA
- a CDS encoding ABC transporter ATP-binding protein, whose product MKLERTKVEYTQTKFPFRKIKTIRYQTPGVEDMLSPKHNEKILASLRNVDIVYGEGIKSFKAVSDLNLNIYEGEVLGLVGESGSGKSTIGKTLVGLVPYRFGEIKLFDKVLPKKLTRGLKFGKALKEWKAIENFLVNKVQMIFQDPANSLNPHANVEAIVSEGLVNTKNAREILFYNFDQNTLKEVYAVIEATEQNKELFGKYLDELNKNVYLDEFHAYEALYNKFLTKLKDKKLTQATEVLERFKLERDQMANLTEKESRKLLVRDILISVGLDESVLRRYPLEFSGGQQQRIGISRAVVLRPQLLVADEPISALDVSIQAQVVNIFNELKEKYNLTILFIAHDLRMVEYISDRIAVMNKGRLLEVGKTEEIMNNSLHPYTKSLLDAVPSIKGKKGSLIGYVYDINMHKYNEVNQPEWIKVNDDHYVLATHQELADWKAGKY is encoded by the coding sequence ATGAAACTAGAAAGAACTAAAGTCGAATATACCCAAACTAAATTCCCGTTTCGTAAAATAAAAACTATTAGATACCAAACTCCTGGTGTAGAAGATATGCTTAGTCCTAAGCATAACGAAAAAATTTTAGCTTCATTGCGTAACGTTGATATTGTTTATGGTGAAGGAATAAAATCTTTTAAAGCTGTTTCTGACTTAAATTTAAATATTTATGAAGGTGAAGTTTTAGGTCTTGTAGGAGAATCTGGATCTGGAAAAAGTACAATTGGTAAAACATTAGTTGGTCTTGTTCCATACCGTTTTGGTGAAATTAAATTATTTGACAAAGTTTTGCCTAAAAAATTAACTAGAGGGTTAAAATTTGGTAAGGCTTTAAAAGAATGAAAAGCAATTGAAAACTTTTTAGTTAATAAAGTGCAAATGATCTTCCAAGATCCAGCTAACTCATTAAACCCTCATGCTAATGTTGAAGCAATTGTTTCTGAAGGTTTAGTTAATACTAAAAATGCTCGTGAAATTTTATTTTATAATTTTGACCAAAATACTTTAAAAGAAGTTTATGCTGTTATTGAAGCAACAGAACAAAATAAAGAATTATTTGGTAAATATTTAGATGAACTTAATAAAAATGTTTATTTAGATGAATTTCATGCTTATGAGGCTTTATATAATAAATTTTTAACTAAATTAAAAGATAAAAAATTAACTCAAGCAACTGAAGTATTAGAAAGATTTAAATTAGAACGTGATCAAATGGCTAATTTAACTGAAAAAGAATCTCGCAAATTATTAGTTCGTGATATCTTAATTTCAGTTGGATTAGATGAATCAGTTTTAAGACGTTATCCTCTTGAATTTTCAGGAGGGCAGCAACAACGGATCGGAATTTCACGTGCTGTCGTCTTAAGGCCACAACTTCTTGTAGCGGATGAGCCTATTTCTGCATTAGACGTTTCAATTCAAGCTCAAGTTGTTAATATTTTTAACGAGCTTAAAGAAAAGTACAACTTAACGATTTTATTTATAGCCCATGACTTACGCATGGTTGAATATATTTCTGACCGTATTGCTGTTATGAATAAAGGAAGATTATTGGAAGTTGGTAAAACCGAAGAAATTATGAATAATTCACTTCATCCTTATACTAAAAGTTTACTAGATGCTGTGCCATCAATTAAGGGTAAAAAAGGAAGTTTAATTGGTTATGTGTATGATATAAATATGCATAAATATAACGAAGTAAACCAACCAGAGTGAATTAAAGTAAATGATGATCATTATGTTTTAGCAACTCATCAAGAATTAGCTGACTGAAAAGCTGGTAAATACTAA
- a CDS encoding F0F1 ATP synthase subunit A: MEKFKEVLFNWKQPQLASLFLTVLIVLVLSLLIYFKVKKTNPQKASKGIVLIAEAYVGSIEKTYEAVSGPQDNLNLAKFYILSLGTFLLIGNGVVIFGFEPIVTSFSVPFTLAILTWLGVLVIGTMYSKWRFYAKLLIPTELIGKVSILVSLSFRIYGNIIGGAAILAMAYVSGGILWQKIFSVEYGNDLYFFSLIITPFFHFYFDIFGSTLQAFIFALLTSVYWVSEAGDVKPKKQTTSRKLSFRDWTRRKTQAIY; encoded by the coding sequence ATGGAAAAGTTTAAAGAAGTCTTATTTAATTGAAAACAACCACAATTAGCTTCATTATTTTTAACTGTTTTAATTGTGCTTGTTTTATCACTTTTAATTTATTTTAAAGTTAAAAAAACTAATCCACAAAAAGCTTCAAAAGGAATTGTATTGATAGCCGAAGCTTATGTTGGATCAATAGAAAAAACTTATGAAGCAGTTTCTGGACCTCAAGACAATTTAAATTTAGCTAAATTTTATATTTTAAGTTTAGGAACTTTTTTACTAATTGGTAACGGTGTAGTTATCTTTGGATTTGAACCAATTGTTACATCGTTTTCAGTTCCGTTTACTTTAGCTATTTTAACTTGGCTTGGAGTTTTAGTTATTGGGACAATGTATAGTAAATGACGTTTTTATGCTAAGTTATTAATTCCAACCGAACTAATTGGAAAAGTTTCAATTTTAGTTTCACTTAGCTTCCGTATTTATGGGAATATTATTGGTGGAGCAGCTATTTTAGCAATGGCTTATGTTTCAGGTGGAATTTTATGGCAAAAGATCTTTTCAGTTGAATATGGAAATGACTTATACTTCTTTTCACTTATTATTACTCCATTCTTTCATTTTTATTTTGATATTTTTGGTTCAACACTTCAAGCCTTTATTTTTGCTTTACTAACCTCAGTATATTGGGTCTCAGAAGCAGGAGATGTAAAACCAAAAAAACAAACTACAAGCCGCAAATTATCTTTTAGGGATTGAACTAGAAGAAAAACTCAAGCAATTTATTAG
- the rbfA gene encoding 30S ribosome-binding factor RbfA, translating into MNLINLRKKENQIQQLIASILAYDLDNVNIINPVVMEAKLSSDLSLVKVYVNFEKNEKKGIIALNNASGFVRKLLAKSLDWRKVPEVRFYLDTVSKTGSQIDKILQQLKDENNE; encoded by the coding sequence ATGAATCTGATTAATTTAAGAAAAAAAGAAAACCAAATTCAACAACTTATTGCTAGTATTTTAGCTTATGATTTAGATAATGTTAATATTATTAACCCAGTTGTAATGGAGGCCAAATTATCTTCTGATCTAAGTTTAGTCAAAGTTTATGTTAATTTTGAAAAAAACGAAAAAAAAGGAATCATTGCTTTAAATAATGCATCTGGTTTTGTTCGCAAGCTTTTAGCTAAATCCCTTGATTGACGAAAAGTTCCAGAAGTAAGATTTTATTTAGATACAGTTTCAAAAACTGGTAGCCAAATTGATAAAATATTGCAACAATTAAAAGATGAAAATAATGAATAA
- a CDS encoding dUTP diphosphatase, with protein sequence MNLIQLFEMQKKLDEKIEKKHESISPNFSKKEITLQRTLALMVEASEFINEVQSFKYWKQNKNISKTKVLEEFVDLLHFFISLSYQNDVPHTLNPKINEYNDINLQFKELFINISEILKQPNKENIQISFEIALGCFEMLGYNYNELFEAYFFKNQKNYKRLYSNY encoded by the coding sequence ATGAATTTAATTCAACTCTTTGAAATGCAAAAAAAATTAGACGAAAAGATTGAAAAAAAGCATGAATCAATAAGCCCAAATTTTAGTAAGAAAGAAATTACTTTGCAACGTACATTAGCATTAATGGTTGAAGCTAGTGAGTTTATTAACGAAGTCCAATCATTTAAATATTGGAAACAAAATAAAAATATTTCGAAGACAAAAGTATTAGAAGAATTTGTCGATTTATTGCATTTTTTCATCAGTTTATCTTACCAAAATGATGTTCCACACACTCTTAATCCTAAAATTAATGAATATAATGACATAAACTTGCAATTTAAGGAATTATTTATTAATATTAGCGAGATTTTAAAACAACCTAATAAAGAAAATATTCAAATTTCTTTTGAAATTGCATTAGGTTGTTTTGAAATGTTAGGGTATAATTATAATGAGTTGTTTGAAGCTTACTTTTTTAAGAATCAAAAAAATTATAAGCGCTTATATAGCAATTATTAA
- a CDS encoding heat-inducible transcriptional repressor HrcA translates to MHQKLSKKIEPILKYTVALYIEEANPISSSYLITKYGSKLNCSSAKVRYIMNELEASGYLKKSHNSSGRTPTVLGLDYYAKYLSRSWDQKMKEKVDKILMQKHIDIDHTVAEAANIITEMAGITLVTNEITKDALLKSIDIVPIDLNKATVVLVISTGEVFSKIITFETKILISDLKIALRIFKERLIDCKLKELAEKVSLLKDLLAESVNDYQSIIDSIVNQVFNTYLKQQEVNKRIYGKNNIILSKQIQREDLTKMINLIEENSIWEKIQDAADADQNIKITVDSSGTFMSKRIENNSKITEISAVGATNSDFDAMKAAINVLDSFYKKLNNEEENND, encoded by the coding sequence ATGCATCAAAAACTAAGTAAGAAAATTGAACCAATTTTAAAGTATACTGTTGCATTATATATCGAAGAAGCTAATCCAATTAGCAGTTCATATTTAATTACTAAATATGGTTCAAAATTAAACTGTTCAAGTGCTAAAGTGCGCTACATCATGAATGAATTAGAAGCATCTGGTTATTTAAAAAAATCTCATAATTCAAGTGGTAGGACTCCAACAGTTTTAGGGCTTGATTATTATGCTAAATATTTATCGCGCAGCTGAGATCAAAAGATGAAAGAAAAAGTTGATAAGATTTTAATGCAAAAACATATTGACATAGACCATACAGTTGCTGAAGCAGCCAACATTATTACTGAAATGGCTGGTATTACCTTAGTGACTAATGAAATAACTAAAGATGCGTTACTTAAAAGTATTGATATTGTACCAATAGATTTAAATAAAGCTACAGTTGTTTTAGTTATTTCAACTGGAGAAGTATTCTCAAAAATTATTACTTTTGAGACTAAGATTTTAATTAGTGATTTAAAAATTGCACTTAGAATCTTTAAAGAAAGATTAATAGATTGTAAGTTAAAAGAACTAGCCGAAAAAGTTTCACTGCTCAAAGATTTATTAGCTGAATCAGTGAATGATTATCAATCAATTATTGATTCAATAGTCAACCAAGTTTTTAATACTTATCTAAAACAACAAGAAGTTAATAAACGCATTTATGGTAAGAATAATATTATTTTAAGCAAACAAATTCAACGAGAAGATTTAACAAAAATGATAAATTTAATTGAAGAAAATTCTATTTGGGAAAAAATCCAAGATGCAGCTGATGCTGATCAAAATATTAAAATTACTGTTGATTCTTCTGGAACTTTCATGTCAAAACGAATTGAGAACAATTCAAAAATAACTGAAATTTCAGCGGTTGGCGCTACTAATTCTGATTTTGATGCAATGAAAGCAGCAATTAACGTGCTTGATTCATTTTATAAAAAACTAAATAATGAAGAGGAAAATAATGATTAA
- a CDS encoding ABC transporter ATP-binding protein — protein MEQLTSKEVKNDQQNIQVDEDNDEHYGPKGFYHKPEVLRVQRQETFLQTKKLKKICKMEKYFGRFYACQCARQHTHKETYLSILQRSLSKNNTNQFNFENFSKNVEYKTFSDGSKLKIAAEIKNIHLSFTNPAVPGQKNKVLRGPSLEVYEGKVHAIIGESGSGKSVITSLLYGLTGDNAVIDSGEIKLYNNNVENFSFNDWEKSNYRGRVVSAVFQNPMSTLNPTMKVGAQIMEGMLLNKVVKNRKEAYTRAIEFLKLTKINDPEAVMKLYPHEMSGGMIQRVVIAAIVALEPKILVMDEPTTALDPTVQALVLDVIKELQEKLKLAIVFITHDLGVVASIADYISIMYAGQIIEEGAANEILSYPQHPYTWGLISSMPDVNKGSRLATIRGSVPSNLNKIVGDAFAVRNDYAMGKDLIDEPDFYWISDTHRVKSALLDEQAQKYYAPYLIQDIWKEYLDKNETRKN, from the coding sequence ATAGAACAACTAACTTCTAAAGAAGTTAAAAATGATCAACAAAATATTCAAGTTGATGAAGATAATGATGAACATTATGGACCAAAAGGCTTTTACCACAAACCTGAAGTTTTAAGAGTGCAAAGGCAAGAAACATTCTTACAAACAAAAAAACTTAAAAAGATTTGTAAAATGGAAAAATATTTTGGAAGATTTTATGCTTGTCAGTGTGCTAGACAACATACTCACAAAGAAACATATTTAAGTATTTTACAAAGATCGCTTAGCAAAAATAATACAAATCAATTTAATTTTGAAAATTTTTCAAAAAATGTCGAATATAAAACATTTTCAGATGGTTCAAAATTAAAAATTGCAGCTGAAATTAAAAACATACATTTATCATTTACTAACCCTGCTGTTCCGGGACAAAAAAATAAAGTGTTACGTGGTCCATCATTAGAAGTATATGAAGGTAAAGTACATGCAATTATCGGTGAATCAGGATCAGGTAAGTCAGTTATTACCTCGTTACTTTATGGTTTAACAGGTGATAATGCAGTAATTGATTCTGGTGAAATTAAACTTTATAATAATAACGTTGAAAATTTTAGTTTTAACGATTGAGAAAAATCCAACTACCGTGGTAGAGTTGTTTCAGCTGTTTTCCAAAATCCAATGTCAACTTTAAATCCAACTATGAAAGTTGGGGCTCAAATCATGGAAGGGATGCTTTTAAACAAAGTTGTTAAAAATAGAAAAGAAGCTTATACACGAGCTATTGAATTCTTAAAATTAACTAAGATCAATGACCCTGAAGCTGTTATGAAATTATACCCTCATGAAATGTCGGGTGGAATGATTCAAAGAGTTGTTATTGCAGCTATTGTTGCTTTAGAACCAAAGATCTTAGTTATGGATGAGCCAACAACAGCGCTTGACCCAACAGTTCAAGCTTTAGTGTTAGACGTTATTAAAGAATTGCAAGAAAAACTAAAATTAGCTATTGTTTTCATTACCCATGATCTAGGAGTTGTAGCTTCTATTGCAGATTATATTTCAATTATGTATGCTGGTCAAATCATCGAAGAAGGAGCAGCAAATGAAATTTTAAGTTACCCACAACATCCATATACTTGAGGATTAATCTCAAGTATGCCTGATGTTAATAAAGGTAGCCGCCTTGCAACAATTAGAGGAAGTGTGCCTTCTAATTTAAATAAAATCGTTGGTGATGCATTTGCAGTTAGAAATGACTATGCAATGGGTAAAGATTTAATTGACGAACCTGATTTTTACTGAATTTCTGACACTCACCGTGTTAAATCTGCCTTACTAGATGAGCAAGCTCAAAAATATTATGCACCATATTTAATTCAAGACATATGAAAGGAGTATTTGGATAAAAATGAAACTAGAAAGAACTAA
- a CDS encoding M42 family peptidase has protein sequence MDQKYQNLFERLKHYMELSAISRFEETIVDNLKLGIKVGSFEISRDKLGSVIFYKKSKKVNAPKVMIAAHMDEVGYMVRSIKDNGNLMVTPIGGIWPSTVIGTKAIVISSETKQQFVGVFGHTSIHIITNEKYKAAMTNDELYVDLGFKTKKEVEEHKINIGDQILMTGETVQLANNLVGGKAMDNRAGVTSLEFIANNVADLDLDCDLYLVGTVQEEVGTRGARTAVQIINPDIAFALDTGAAHDTTGAKEGTPVLGNGVSVLVKDGGTLPDPKLIKYLFEISKKHNIPAYKYVAGGGGTDAAELQFAPGGAAVMTISIPQRYLHSPIGVASLIDIQATIDLLTEFIKDLSPEKYQDRLQYK, from the coding sequence ATGGATCAAAAATATCAAAATTTATTTGAACGTTTAAAACATTATATGGAATTATCAGCAATTTCACGTTTTGAAGAAACAATTGTTGATAATTTAAAACTCGGTATTAAAGTTGGAAGTTTTGAAATTTCTCGCGATAAACTTGGTTCAGTTATTTTTTATAAAAAATCAAAAAAAGTTAATGCTCCAAAAGTTATGATTGCAGCTCATATGGACGAAGTAGGTTATATGGTTAGAAGCATTAAAGATAATGGTAATTTAATGGTAACACCAATAGGAGGAATATGACCTTCAACTGTTATCGGAACGAAAGCCATTGTTATTTCTTCTGAAACTAAACAACAATTTGTTGGAGTTTTTGGTCATACAAGTATTCATATTATTACAAATGAGAAATATAAAGCTGCTATGACTAATGATGAACTATATGTCGATTTAGGATTTAAAACAAAAAAAGAAGTGGAAGAGCATAAAATTAATATTGGAGACCAGATTTTAATGACTGGTGAAACTGTGCAATTAGCTAATAATTTAGTTGGTGGAAAAGCTATGGACAATAGAGCTGGTGTTACTTCACTTGAATTTATTGCTAATAATGTTGCAGATCTTGATTTAGATTGTGATTTATATTTAGTAGGAACCGTTCAAGAAGAAGTTGGTACAAGAGGAGCAAGAACTGCTGTGCAAATAATTAATCCAGATATAGCCTTTGCATTAGATACTGGGGCTGCTCATGATACAACTGGTGCTAAAGAAGGTACACCAGTTTTAGGAAATGGTGTAAGTGTTTTAGTTAAAGATGGTGGTACTTTACCAGATCCTAAATTAATTAAATACTTATTTGAAATATCAAAAAAACATAATATTCCTGCATATAAATACGTAGCTGGTGGCGGTGGTACAGATGCAGCTGAATTACAATTTGCTCCTGGCGGAGCAGCAGTAATGACTATTTCAATTCCACAAAGATATCTACACAGTCCAATTGGAGTAGCTTCACTAATAGATATTCAAGCTACTATTGATTTATTAACTGAATTTATTAAAGATTTATCACCTGAAAAATACCAAGATCGCTTACAATACAAATAA